One part of the Ranitomeya imitator isolate aRanImi1 chromosome 10, aRanImi1.pri, whole genome shotgun sequence genome encodes these proteins:
- the LOC138652229 gene encoding membrane-spanning 4-domains subfamily A member 4A-like: MSTLTTDAEGSLIISQASPQNDQGNAPNEGRSHNAPANIPKPLATFYQGEPEILGTVQICAGILFITFGIIFEILCSVNCLYIEMVIYKHVFIWSGGLYVISGSISLACAVKPTIGKVKSNLVINIISTAAAGFSIIPISIIILPFYSESSDLYCAYYKSNTECKGAFNLTACFMGIIIFLLLLTILLFCITISTSVFGCRTICRTSYQEMTVLIYQATVLNAPPSSAITLDS; this comes from the exons ATGTCTACACTAACCACAGATGCAGAAGGCTCTCTTATTATCTCACAAGCAAGCCCTCAAAATGATCAGGGGAATGCACCAAACGAAGGACGGTCCCATAATGCTCCAGCCAATATACCCAAACCGCTGGCCACATTTTACCAGGGAGAACCAGAAATTCTTGGA acTGTTCAAATATGTGCGGGAATCCTTTTCATCACATTTGGTATCATATTTGAGATCCTATGTAGTGTGAATTGCCTTTACATCGAAATGGTCATATATAAACATGTGTTTATATGGTCCGGTGGATTG TATGTTATTTCTGGATCCATTTCACTGGCTTGTGCAGTCAAACCAACAATAGGGAAG gtGAAGTCAAATTTGGTGATAAACATAATCAGTACTGCTGCTGCCGGCTTTTCAATAATACCTATATCTATTATTATTTTACCTTTCTATTCTGAATCTTCTGATTTATATTGTGCATATTATAAATCAAATACGGAATGCAAAGGAGCGTTTAACTTAACG gcaTGCTTTATGGGCATCATAATATTCCTGCTTTTACTTACTATACTTTTGTTTTGCATCACCATATCTACATCAGTGTTTGGGTGCAGAACTATATGCCGAACATCTTACCAAGAAATG